A window of the Gossypium hirsutum isolate 1008001.06 chromosome A05, Gossypium_hirsutum_v2.1, whole genome shotgun sequence genome harbors these coding sequences:
- the LOC107959550 gene encoding laccase-14: MGSEKQGFIWLSGLLFLNIFVLSTADVHYYEFSLQESPFTKLCSTKIILALNGSFPGPEIRVRRGDTVSVNVHNQANYAVSLDWEGVEDTIEGSNNTIQPGRNFTYNIELGDEIGTLRWHATSAWAAATVHGAFVILPVANEDYPFPAPTSDQTIILGEWFREELTEANQTIAPGSADAYTINGHPGETYGCSNDTTFEMQVDYQGLYLVRVINAVANETMLFDIEKHRLTIVGQNGTYTNRSFTSSLTLAPGQVIDVLLCPNQNVGRYYITARSSSGRHITNGILRYTTTTTSF; this comes from the exons atGGGTTCTGAAAAGCAAGGGTTTATATGGTTATCAGGGCTTTTGTTTCTGAATATCTTTGTCTTATCCACAGCCGATGTCCACTATTACGAGTTTTCT ttGCAAGAATCCCCGTTCACAAAGCTGTGTAGCACGAAGATCATCTTGGCCCTCAATGGCAGCTTTCCAGGGCCTGAGATTCGGGTTCGCAGAGGGGACACAGTTTCTGTCAATGTCCACAATCAAGCAAACTATGCTGTTTCCCTCGACTG GGAGGGCGTTGAGGATACAATTGAAGGTTCGAATAATACAATTCAGCCAGGGAGAAACTTCACTTACAATATAGAGTTAGGGGATGAAATAGGAACTCTGAGGTGGCACGCTACCAGTGCTTGGGCTGCTGCAACCGTCCACGGTGCCTTTGTCATTTTGCCAGTAGCCAATGAAGACTATCCTTTCCCTGCACCTACTTCTGATCAAACAATTATACTTG GGGAATGGTTCAGGGAAGAGTTAACGGAAGCTAATCAAACCATTGCTCCTGGCTCAGCAGATGCTTACACTATCAATGGTCATCCCGGAGAAACATATGGATGCAGCAACG ATACAACTTTTGAGATGCAAGTAGATTACCAGGGCCTTTACCTTGTTCGCGTAATAAATGCAGTTGCCAATGAAACAATGCTGTTTGACATCGAAAAACACAGATTGACGATTGTCGGACAAAATGGGACATATACCAATCGTTCCTTTACAAGTTCTTTAACCCTAGCCCCAGGCCAAGTTATTGACGTCTTGTTGTGTCCAAACCAAAATGTTGGCCGTTATTACATCACTGCTCGATCTTCCTCCGGCAGACATATTACCAATGGAATTCTGCGATATACCACCACTACTACTAGTTTTTAA